One segment of Panicum virgatum strain AP13 chromosome 3K, P.virgatum_v5, whole genome shotgun sequence DNA contains the following:
- the LOC120700776 gene encoding uncharacterized protein LOC120700776 yields the protein MDLLPDDLLADVFRRLAPCGLAASRCVRKAWCAIIDTRRLLRADLLPLRLDGFFCLGRILHPPPCFFSRRPSPGRQQVAGGLDFLGTRDAMDLHIIDHCNSLLLLDFGRLVNPATRQWARLPSSPQQSTGMEDFYDNYGLVYDPMVLLTPFTADTRSR from the coding sequence ATGGATCTGCTACCCGACGACCTGCTCGCCGACGTCttccgccgcctcgcgccgtgCGGCCTCGCCGCGTCGCGCTGCGTACGCAAAGCCTGGTGCGCCATCATCGACACCCGACGCCTGCTCCGCGCCGACCTCCTCCCACTCCGGCTCGACGGCTTCTTCTGCCTCGGGCGGATCCTCCACCCTCCCCCATGTTTCTtctcgcgccgcccctcgccaggCCGCCagcaggtcgccggcggcctcgaCTTCCTGGGCACCCGCGACGCCATGGACCTGCACATCATAGACCACTGCAACAGCCTGCTCCTGCTCGACTTCGGGCGCCTGGTTAACCCCGCCACGCGGCAGTGGGCGCGCTTGCCTTCCTCCCCGCAGCAGTCCACCGGGATGGAGGATTTCTACGACAACTACGGCCTGGTGTACGACCCTATGGTGttgttgacgccttttacggCCGACACACGATCGCGCTAG
- the LOC120701364 gene encoding protein NRT1/ PTR FAMILY 3.1-like yields MAAAAPADEDGSPRKTKQGGFKTMPFILANEICDRFATAGFNANLITYLTQQLHLPLAEASNLLTNFNGTEAFTPVLGAIVADSCAGRFWTIAGGGALYQLGMLGLVAAALAPALRPAPCAAAASATAAAPPSCQRACGGQLAMLYLSLLLTALGGGGIRPCVVAFGADQFGRRPGGDQKWSYFNLYFFSMGLAVLLALTIVVYLQENVGWGWGFGIPAIAMFLSVLSFVAGYPLYVKVKPEGSPFKRLLQVLVAAFRKRKVDVPEDAGLLYHNKELDAPIAADGRLLHTDQLRLLDRAAVVTTGDVADSGEPHLWRVSTVHRVEELKSIVRMLPLWAASITLIAAASHNFTFAIQQARTMDRHLTASFQIPPATMIIFTTLSMLASLALYDRALVPLARRCTGRRSGITYFQRMGARLAVSVLGVMAGALVEARRRAAAAEHGLLDKPAAVVPVSVFWLVPQYALHGVSDALSTVGHMEFLYDQSPESMRSSAAALFWVAVSLGNYLGTALVAVVQSASGGVWLQDNINRGRLDYYYWLVTFLLVLNLAYYIACFHFYT; encoded by the exons atggcggctgcgGCGCCGGCCGACGAGGATGGGTCGCCGAGGAAGACGAAGCAGGGCGGCTTCAAGACAATGCCCTTCATACTAG CGAACGAGATCTGCGACCGCTTCGCCACGGCCGGCTTCAACGCCAACCTGATCACGTACCTCACGCAGCAGCTGCACCTGCCGCTCGCGGAGGCCTCCAACCTGCTCACCAACTTCAACGGCACGGAGGCCTTCACGCCGGTCCTgggcgccatcgtcgccgactCCTGCGCCGGCCGCTTCTGGACcatcgcgggcggcggcgcgctgtaCCAGCTCGGCATGCTGGGCCTCGTCGCGGCCGCGCTAGCCCCggcgctccgccccgcgccgtgcgccgccgccgcctctgccacggcggcggcgcccccgtcgTGCCAGCGCGCATGCGGCGGGCAGCTCGCCATGCTGTACCTGTCGCTGCTCCTCAccgcgctcggcggcggcggcatccggcCCTGCGTGGTGGCGTTCGGCGCCGACCAGTTCGGCCGGCGCCCCGGCGGCGACCAGAAGTGGAGCTACTTCAACCTCTACTTCTTCAGCATGGGGCTCGCCGTGCTGCTGGCGCTCACCATCGTGGTGTACCTCCAGGAGAACGTGGGGTGGGGATGGGGGTTCGGGATCCCGGCCATCGCCATGTTCCTCTCCGTGCTGTCGTTCGTGGCCGGGTACCCGCTCTACGTGAAAGTGAAGCCCGAGGGAAGCCCCTTCAAGCGGCTGCTGCAggtcctcgtcgccgccttCAGGAAGAGGAAGGTGGACGTGCCGGAGGACGCCGGCTTGCTCTACCACAACAAGGAGCTCGACGCCCCCATCGCCGCCGACGGGAGGCTGCTGCACACCGATCAGCTAAG GTTATTGGACCGAGCGGCCGTGGTGACGACGGGCGACGTCGCCGACTCCGGCGAGCCGCACCTGTGGCGCGTGTCGACGGTGCACCGCGTGGAGGAGCTCAAATCCATCGTCCGCATGCTGCCCCTGTGGGCGGCCAGCATCACGCTCATCGCCGCGGCGTCGCACAACTTCACCTTCGCCATCCAGCAGGCGCGCACCATGGACCGCCACCTCACCGCGAGCTTCCAGATCCCGCCGGCCACCATGATCATCTTCACCACGCTCTCCATGCTCGCCAGCCTCGCGCTCTACGACCGCGCCCTCGTGCCCCTCGCGCGCCGCTGCACGGGGCGGCGGTCGGGCATCACCTACTTCCAGCGCATGGGCGCCCGCCTCGCCGTCTCCGTCCTGGGCGTCATGGCCGGCGCGCTCGTGGAGGCCAggcggcgcgccgcggccgccgagcaCGGTCTGCTGGACaagcccgccgccgtcgtgcccgTCAGCGTGTTCTGGCTGGTGCCGCAGTACGCGCTCCACGGCGTGAGCGACGCGCTCTCGACGGTGGGCCACATGGAGTTCCTATACGACCAGTCACCGGAGAGCATGcgcagctcggcggcggcgctcttctGGGTCGCCGTCTCCCTCGGGAACTACCTGGGCACGGCGCTCGTGGCGGTGGTGCAGAGCGCCAGCGGAGGGGTGTGGCTCCAGGACAACATCAACCGGGGGAGGCTGGACTACTACTACTGGCTCGTCACCTTCCTCCTGGTGCTCAATCTCGCTTATTACATCGCGTGCTTCCATTTCTACACCTAG